A window of Clostridium botulinum BKT015925 contains these coding sequences:
- a CDS encoding HPr family phosphocarrier protein, which produces MVKKEAIIKNATGLHARPATLLVKKASSFKSDIYLEYGDKKANVKSLIGVLSLGVTKDSTVTVTASGDDETLAVEEMIKLIESL; this is translated from the coding sequence ATGGTAAAAAAGGAAGCGATAATTAAAAATGCTACAGGATTGCATGCAAGACCAGCTACATTATTAGTAAAAAAAGCATCTTCTTTTAAATCTGATATATATTTAGAATATGGTGATAAAAAAGCTAATGTTAAAAGCTTAATAGGAGTTTTATCTTTAGGAGTTACTAAAGATTCAACAGTTACAGTTACAGCATCAGGAGACGATGAAACATTAGCAGTTGAAGAAATGATAAAATTAATTGAATCATTATAA